The Rhopalosiphum maidis isolate BTI-1 chromosome 2, ASM367621v3, whole genome shotgun sequence genome segment taatttataaacaaaaatataatatgtgatatataataatatattatttatggatttttaatattacattgaagTAATTATGTATCACTTTAAATGTATGTGtggtatataaaatgaataaaaatgattattttgttgatagtattaggtaggtatatagttaCATTTAAATGAAGTAAAATACGTGATGAGTGagaaaaatattggttttaaattgaatatgttAACGTATTTTTATGGGATTTTGATGTTCTCGTTTTTATAGATCTAAATACACGATTTGCGTAGCGACTATCGAAGCACAGAATGCTAAAAACGACGCAGTGTAAACGACAGCCGAAGTCGTCCCGGATATACTGACAATTGTTCCCATACACATGGACAAAATGAACTGAGCCACGAATACCATGGAACTGACCACAGCTACATCTGTACCCAAACCTCTGATTTGATCATCTGATTCTTGACCACTGACAATTTCAGCaaacttgaaataaaaattaaatttgtatcaaaAATCTCAGTTTAGAATGCAAGATAATCAAATACTACCGTGTTGGTTGAGTGATAATGAGCGATTAGCAAATACGGCATTGTGAACATTGTAGAGTACATTACACCGGCCGCCCAGGAGAAAAATATCACGCTGAACTTGTGTCGTGTGATAGCCATTAAAAACATGCCAGTAGAATAAAACAGCAGACCTCCCACATACACTCGTTTGGCCCTGTCCAATAAACATTTCtgtcaaaacaatataaactcGTAGTAGGTACCATGTATAGTTGTTTTAGTGTTTACCCTAATCGTTTTATGAGCTTTTCAATTACGCTCGAATAACAAGCACACTGACAACGAGTACATCGCCATACCGATCGATCCAAATCGCACACCTTGTTCGTAGAGTATTTTCTTTTCGGTTCCTATTAAAgcctaaacataatttttagtcatattttttactgttaggTAATGTGTTATTAGTAAATCAGAGtggtttgtacatttttttttttattataaacctacTGTTGGATCTCCTCCAAATACAGCTTCACCCACATAATCTGTGAAGTATAACGAATAGCAAACGTGGGCCATCCAACAGAACAAATTTGTCAGACATAATAACTTAATGGATTTTGGCATAACGACTATGGTCTTCAAGTAGTGGGCAAACGTCGCATGTTCCTGTAAAAGATATcataaggaaaaaaataattagattatcTTAATaggtaattcataaaataaaggcTTGTGGTTAGTAacaacaataactaataacttctAGTAAGCTTACGGGTATAAGACGTGGTTCGTTATTCTCGATTTCAATTTCATCAACAGTATCTTTTAAAGTGCCATATGACTTTGGTGCGTATTCAGTGAGCTTATTTTCTACATCAAAATcctataaaatgttcattatgatataatttagttttattttctagaaatatttattttgctaaCTTCGTCAGCCCCAGTAATCAATATTCTTGTTTGAtttgattgtaatatttttagtggcATCTCTTTAAAACTGCTTACAGTGTAAGTGACGCAACCAATAAACAGAAAAGTGACTAATGTGAACACTGCTCTTACGTGGCCTCCCATCAATTCTCCTAAATATGTATGAAGTTTTTCAAgaactaaatttttaagtaataaaatatttttttaccgaaTTTTAATGAGTCCCAATCAATTCCACCTAAAAGATAACCGATACATCCTCCTAGACCGGCCATTATCGTGAACGTGCTTAGACCTTTAGCATGATCCTctgtgtgtattttataatgtttaagtcatatttgtaaaatctatttttatacaatattacctgGTACACAAATGTCTAAAAGATAAGCCCTCGCCGGGCTTTGACAAGCGTCCGCATCGAAATCTAACAGTACTGTACCTAGTACCGTAAAAAATATTGCCCAAAAATTGTTTCCTGCTGTTAAATCGCCTTCTACCCAATGCCCCAATAATTTACCATTTGGTACCAATATtaaacctataaaaaataaaaaaagatattcaTTCAAAGATTAGGATATgagatataatttgttttttgtagcTTACCTAAAAATACTCCACAAGCTAGCATTATGAGAAATGGTCTGCGTCGACCCAACGGAAGTGTGCATCTATCACTTAAAGATCCTAATATGGGAGTAACGAAAAATCCAATGCAAGGAGATACAGCCCATACAAGACTCATATGTTGATGGTCAACTCCAATGTTTAATAGCGTAGGAGATACAAATGCTGTTTCTGCTGCATACGAAAATTCAATTCCCATCACGGCAGCGGATATGCGTACTAGTTCACTTCTAgtcttttttctataatacgcagttaaaattattataaaaaaaaagttattgttattaattattataaattaaaaataggtatcaaattattcgatttttatctccaaattaaaataatcaatagttacttattttatgaatattaatgaatattattagatttacctaaatatatgAGAATACTGTTCCATATCAATTTCGGATGGACTTTCGTCTTCTTTTTGGTTTTCTGGACGTTCAGCTAGACCAAATGACTGTAAGAGCTCCAAAAGATTTCGAGGACGTTTTTCCTTCCATTCTTCCCATTTATCCTTTAAAGAGTCTCTCCAGGTATGTAAAATGCCAATCGGACCTTGGTATTCGTGAAGTTTTTCCACCATGATGAATCAccgttagaatttttaattttaatggaatacctttaaatgaaaattgaaaaaaaacgatCGTCAGTTATTTTTCATCAATCACAATGGCCAGACCTAGAATCACAAACATAGatctattcaatattttcttaaatatatacgttaataaaataattatttatcaatatggGTAAGGAATAcaggtatagtatataatatataaatatattatgatattaatttgtgatatctctatatatttatacaaaaatgatttttcttcaataatagaaaattattattcataatagtatataatattattacttatttagtaATCGATGTTTGTGTTTTAGTCCTTATAGTTGTCTTAATTAATCAAGATAAATATCTACAGGATTTTGCTTTGAATTTTGGAAAATTTCAAGGAATATTGAACTCTAAATGTACTGTTATGTCAGTTAAGGAAGGtgatattgttaatttgtCTTCCGCGATTACTGCATTGATTTAACATGTTAATATCATAcgtacatactacatacaaTTTTCGTGTTAATTTAGacttaatattctattaaaatgttaatgttgTAAGTGCTTAAAGTTAAGtacctttatttataatattattttagttatttactattgaaaaatattgttcatttaagttataattacattgcaatagaaaaaaacataaacataaataaatatcaatgaaCAGTGTTTATAGAATACAGTATTGcggctaaaattaaaaataataacttttcacgattacaataattaatgatgaaaAAGAACTTGCTGATCGTATactaattaggtacctaatggCTATTGTATGggattcataaaattaatattttatttattaaataatatattaattttcaattttaaaataataaatactgataTACTTACTTgcgagttataaatatttaaaactttgcgGCATAAGTTAaagtcatataaaatatttgtagtaggtaattagtaaataaataactgtgtaatattattgtcttatcAGATATTGCATAGTAAGTGATTACGAAAACATgcgttagttataatttataattaaatagttgatTTAATgatgtagaataatattattagtaaaatgtataattttgtttgtacctaatacatttattttacgtattacctatataatatatcttataattattgttagtgTTTATTCTGTTAAAGTTCATTTGTAGGCTGTAGTAGttgataatttaacatttatagtaacatcatattttatcaatataatatcttggCAATTAGATTTGAGTTAATGAAGACAAAATATTGATCAATATAGTCATAAACCGAACAAATAGATCGAATTCAATAGGAAATTATGAGTAGTATTTAAGAAatagtgaattattatattgatacttattacctatacctatacctattcaGTAAGTAAAAagtcattaaattatgttttcctTTTAtcgtcatattttaaaataattagttgaaATACTAAAAGTGTGAAGGAATGTTGCGGTTATACCCTAAAATTCACATAGACatacaataacaaattaaaataatatatacgagtacacaatgtattatattttaataaattaaaaaataattctaacatTACTAGGAGGCACTCATGACAAactttacaatatacaaattacacttttaaaaaaataaattatatttataactatatataaataatttactataataaaatgcataccttattttcaattaatgaaTCTatgatttgtttgaaaaaataatttattcatattacttGTGTTCAAATTCTGACGGGAGGAAAAAAAGGCGAATGCGCTTTGTTCAACGCGGACGAATAGACTAAAAGCGTTCGCGTGATAATCTAAACAAGACACCCTCGATGAAGTTGTATTTTTTCTCCGCTAAGCCGCGGagactatattaaaataaacaataattgttaaattgtttttgaactTTCCAatggaattttataaatttacgtattataaaagtagtatttagtattcatGATTTAAGTTGAAAGTGTTAAAATGATTCACAAATCAATGCATAAAGCTGATATTTACAAAGAAATTACTCAAAATTTGTTtgcatgttaaattttaattagttaattataatttataagttacacCTACTGTAGTATTAgatattgtatctatataaaaaactgagttttaaattttaaaatctttatggtttttaaaaattatttttcaattgatttttatacaacattGACTATcccatagatatataaaacgcgaaaataaattgttctgGTGCTATCGAAgcaattatgtttattgcaCAGAATTTGCAGTACTTACGCGAGCTTCGGATATTAAATCTAACGTAATTGTGATTACCTTGAGTGCGACAACCACCTGGgtacttttcaatttttcacgtttttctttttaagtattatacaaatcacgtgaaaaaagtaatgaaataatatagcactttattattcaaaatgtattatcctAGTTtacttcttatattttttttttttttttgataagttgtatatataggtaacgaTTAAGAGAGTATCGTACGACTTCATAACAGCTGAAGAAACCCTATAACTCGGTCAAATGTAACTCTTTTGAAATTGAttttcactttaatattagtatctcTTTCGAAGTCAgtatcaaatttgtttttgggTTTTGCTAACcacataacaaaaattgtatttaacaattaaatactaatgatgtatatttaaaaaataataattgtcactgttgttaatgattttttttctatttgaaCTTCTATTAGGTTTTtataactgaaataataatcggtaataaactattaaccaactaatttttgatatttatataaaatcgttAATAAGATACGACACGAAAGAAAGAATGGtgtaaaacgatttaaataatttaaattgaaaattttatttgaattggaAACCCACCTAGTTACGCCTGTgcacacatatattaataggtatgccATTACTCTACTAGGATTTAGCGTTTGAACTATTTGAACTTTTTATAAGGGTGATATAAGATGTACGAGTATAAGAGTGACAATATTCTTGATTGAACAATTCACTATAATAGCAGTGTAGaaataatagtcaattaaatatgttacgGACTACATTcccttatttttattgcaagtatttgtatagtaatttcaattaaacacgcatttaatttaaaaaactctaATTCATcagaaaaacaacaaataaatgttttttcttcCTCCACACTTTTTTCATTGTGTGTCCCGGTGAATCAAGtaccaaatttataatattataatccaatagagtaataatgttttaaaatgatattttggGGACAAAAGCTCTACAtagatatatacacatattgcatatgtacaacataaaatagattgtattattattattactattcaaTGCTGCATCGTAGAACAACTGCCATCTAATTAAATtgtctaaaattaatacatttataaacgtattatatgttttagaaaaaaaaagaatattggaTTTTTGTGCTGTCAAAAAGACAACGTTGTGTAtttgtagaaataataaaaatgtaaatagattataaagaCGTCGTACCGCCGTAGGACGTAAAACACAACcgattgtttttgttattatatactgaaACGTCTTATTCCTATACATATAGCAGTATACATGTAATTGGATTTTATCGTCTTCTCTGTATTCTATTCGGACAGTAAATAAAAGCTTTCTATTGGAAGAAAACGTTTAACCTTCCCGATTGTTATTCTTTTTGATAatcttatgtttttattcccattataatcatattgatGATATTCTCCTAATCACCAGAGGATTTGTCGTGCTAGTAATAAGTATGATACGATTTCAGTGACAGTACTTATGTAGGtctgttttttgtttaaagattcaatatataaacatattttttaatgatgttGTATTGCAGTATTCTGCTCGCTTTTTAAGAGGTAAAAGTCAAAAttagttatagtaataataaatactaccaTAAAAATGAACTTACTCGTGTACTGTACATCTACATACAAGGTATTCTGATAGCCGGTATAGGaaatctgtataataattatatatattgtaacttaTAAGAATATGAAACGGGAATAGttcaaaataatgacaataatgtatgttataaaattaaatttaactgcaTACTTTcgtactttatagtttataacattattatactttaaacatgattatatatttatatttattcgataagataaagtaatatttttttaaagtataaaaatgaataatatgttacttaAATTCTGGGATAGTGAGATACTTGGGCCACTGGTCATTGCTAGgttatttgtttaacattattataaccaatTTTAGTCAATACAACTTATATATAACACAGACgagttattgaaatatatttcatattatcacAATTTTTCCACTCTTTAGTTATCTTTCTATACATTTGATGTTCGTGATTCttacgacatttttttttatataaggttGAAATAAAagcctaatatttataaatatatatttatttaagatggGGTTCGACATTACTATAACCAATAATCatgttaattttaacgttatacatttatatgctccttaaaaaaaagaaagtaaaaactctttaaaatagtaaacattttattttatcttattttttttttttttattatagaccGCACATACTCgtatttcaattattcaatttaaggcatgaatataatattaaaattatgacaagttattatgtactatcaaaaattatttctcgAACGAGTTTTTTTGCACTGGTTGACTAATAACATTTGATATACATGTTCGAACAGTATGTTCGAAAAGTTTCACATCACTCTTAGTATCTCCatagaaaatcaatttatttaaatgctgTTTTTTACAGTAATAAGTATAGAAATTCCGATTGAATGGCAtaagattaaattttgtttatgcaactaggttttttaaattttaaagattttgatttttaaacagttgaaaaaaaataataaaaatgaataaaagtcGATCAAGTTTAGAGccaattatgtttttgaatttctaagaataatagttatattacccAGCAAAACACGAAtcgcataatttatttaatctcgattggaacaataattttttctatggcaatctataaatatctatttattagtgaatattataataatattgaaacaaattaagattaaaaaatttcaatttttaataaccggTATTTTGTacgtaaattcataataattaaaataataaaaagattaatcattttacatttaaataaattcttgatttaaatagaaataacaataactgtGTCTTATCGTTTACTGACCAGCGAAACTTGTTAcctattttcaagtattttatctATCACAAaatgaactaaaaattatgaaatgggattaaaaattaaattagttatgtataaatattgtaaggctgaaatagatattttattattgaaatgcgaaacaattaatttttttcgaattattatgaattgacATACAAAATAccggttattaaaaattgaaattttttgatCTTAACTGAAacttttactaataaatagatacttaCAAATTGTCATAGAAAAAATCATTGTTCTAATCgagattgaataaattatgcgATTCGTGTTTTGCTgggtaatataactattattcttAGAAATTCAAAAGCATAATTGGCTCTAACTTGgtcgaattttatttaattttattatttttgataatttttaattttaaaaaaaaaatcgaatctgttgtaaaaaaaacacattgatTTTCCACGGACATACTGAAGGTGATATATGACTTTTAGGGCAtactgtacattataatagtttttaattgtaataattagataatcaGCTATAGTAATAAATCATGAATAACATTAGCACATATAATTGAATCACAACTATGAttattaggttaggtatatatatatatatatatactacattgATGTggcaatgaaaaatattcagagtttaataacgatttatttggATATACTTGTAATATAAGTAGTACAGGATTCAACAAGCAGACAGCATTCATCGAACAATTTTCGAACGGTTGTTGCCACACCTTTTACCATCGGATTACAATTACCACCACAACATCGTATTGAGCATACGTTCGACCAATTTTAACGCGTTAACATATGATAGTTTTGTGTTGTTGCGTTACAagagtttataattaattaataatactatttatctgagatttatgaaatttgccgatagtaaattgaattagtataatatcgaATTAAAATGGCAATCGTTTTATTGGATACATGaacattgaattaataattttggttaGAAACGTTGGCTGCAGGGTTGTTATTTTGTGTGTACTTTTAATTATGCCTGCAAAGTGCGTGTTGAACATGATGGAAATGAATAATTCAaaaggtaaattttattttagttaaatagttGTATAGTGATTAgtgaattatttcaatttttaaaacaataaaattatgtataaaaataatttatttttatttttatattttatagaagatGTGCATTCTAGGTGTCTTATAAGTACTCAACCGGAACATTCGGATAAAGATATCAAAAACTTTGGTAAGCTTAAACTTTAAATctgaaaatcttaaattataattattaattaaacatttactattattaattatgtgaaaaatgaatatttttagaatttttaaattttttaaatttactagaaACTTTAGCTAGTAGACACTTTTTATTcgtcaaattcaaaataacattGGTAGAAAGTTTAAAAGTGACTATATGCCTATATTATtcgatatatattgtacatttttttcatcgatatttattaaatataatatactcgatcCTTCTATACCCACAAAAactacacaatttttttgtgaaaaatcagttttgctgtaactaaaatttatataaaaatatcaatttttttttttatattaaaatcgttaaaatttaactttatattgttgtaagtatagtattaaaaatgatattaaaaaaaaaatattacacatttatagtTGACGTATACGCAATGAATGTTGTACGTTCTACCTACACTAtggtgtacctattattaatacatttttattattatataaaaaatatttcatatgctatagaattataatcgtataatGTGTAAATGCTCATAAATATAAGCacataaaaagaatattaagaTGTTTTTTAACTCtaataaagaaaacaattattgatatCGATAAtcaaagaatatatatatgtgtaataatcGAAGTAATTaactagtaattaattattaagtaattagagatactaaaattaactcacgataaattgtaaatgaaacattcaaaacatatttgtatactgtatacactatacatcaataatattttattatgtctttatgttttattaaaaatgttgatatttttttttattttactaataagtaaaatgttgtacgagttagtaaaataattcaattaacaatatactttaaactgcaaaaaattaattaagattaAAGAGTAAAGACTAattaacatgtatattatattcaaaataacattatatgtggatatttattattaataaaaaaaaatatatagtaactatcagttaaaatatattgtatttaatcaatattttacgtatatatacatttttccttGTTAGGTGATTTATCTAAGTTGTTTGATACAATGGTatgaattatatcatatagatattatatgattttacttTCTTTTCT includes the following:
- the LOC113551824 gene encoding LOW QUALITY PROTEIN: proton-associated sugar transporter A-like (The sequence of the model RefSeq protein was modified relative to this genomic sequence to represent the inferred CDS: deleted 1 base in 1 codon); protein product: MVEKLHEYQGPIGILHTWRDSLKDKWEEWKEKRPRNLLELLQSFGLAERPENQKEDESPSEIDMEQYSHIFRKKTRSELVRISAAVMGIEFSYAAETAFVSPTLLNIGVDHQHMSLVWAVSPCIGFFVTPILGSLSDRCTLPLGRRRPFLIMLACGVFLGLILVPNGKLLGHWVEGDLTAGNNFWAIFFTVLGTVLLDFDADACQSPARAYLLDICVPEDHAKGLSTFTIMAGLGGCIGYLLGGIDWDSLKFGELMGGHVRAVFTLVTFLFIGCVTYTVSSFKEMPLKILQSNQTRILITGADEDFDVENKLTEYAPKSYGTLKDTVDEIEIENNEPRLIPEHATFAHYLKTIVVMPKSIKLLCLTNLFCWMAHVCYSLYFTDYVGEAVFGGDPTALIGTEKKILYEQGVRFGSIGMAMYSLSCACYSSVIEKLIKRLGAKRVYVGGLLFYSTGMFLMAITRHKFSVIFFSWAAGVMYSTMFTMPYLLIAHYHSTNTFAEIVSGQESDDQIRGLGTDVAVVSSMVFVAQFILSMCMGTIVSISGTTSAVVYTASFLAFCASIVATQIVYLDL